A single window of Melospiza georgiana isolate bMelGeo1 chromosome 6, bMelGeo1.pri, whole genome shotgun sequence DNA harbors:
- the SNAP23 gene encoding synaptosomal-associated protein 23 — protein sequence MDELSPEEIQLRANQVTDESLESTRRILGLAIESQDVGIKTITMLDEQGEQLNRIEEGMDQINKDMREAEKTLTELNKCCGLCVCPCNRTKNFEASKAYRATWGDGTENSADHVISMQPRSINQRQPQTSGGPSGGYITRITNDAREDEMDENLAQVGNILGNLKNMALDMGNEIDAQNKQIDRINIKADTNRERIEQANIRAKKLIEN from the exons ATGGATGAGCTATCACCTGAAGAAATTCAGCTGAGGGCCAACCAGGTCACTGATGAG TCTTTGGAAAGCACAAGGAGGATTCTTGGCTTGGCCATTGAG TCCCAGGATGTTGGCATCAAAACTATTACCATGCTGGATGAGCAAGGAG AACAACTAAATCGTATAGAAGAAGGCATGGACCAGATAAACAAGGACATGAGAGAAGCTGAGAAGACACTGACAGAGCTCAACAAATGCTGTGGGCTCTGTGTCTGTCCTTGCAACAG GACAAAGAACTTTGAGGCCAGCAAAGCATACAGAGCAACCTGGGGAGATGGAACAGAGAACTCAGCAGACCATGTGATATCCATGCAACCAAGAAGTATAAATCAGCGGCAGCCTCAGACTTCTGGAGGACCAAGTGGTGGATATATTACAAG GATAACCAATGATGCCAGAGAAGATGAAATGGATGAAAATCTTGCTCAAGTTGGAAACATTCTTGGGAATTTGAAAAACATGGCTTTGGATATGGGCAATGAGATTGATGCCCAGAATAAGCAAATAGACCGGATAAATATAAAG GCTGATACAAACAGGGAACGCATTGAGCAAGCAAACATCAGAGCCAAGAAACTAATTGAAAATTAA